A genomic stretch from Petrimonas mucosa includes:
- a CDS encoding DUF3871 family protein, giving the protein METAMQLNPVRTRLLLPFNQPSSRVENQAVIEPPMYVTRPRSRNPFIEANTRQVDIHHLRNECVVPVFSKDNEITISHQAFIETVWEAANTFFRGETIDTPEIRVSHIIKGRVPEAIHKPVDMLLEGDKTMYYERMAFCLEVPSISEDIDGSPLNLTIGGVRAYNHENLYSKKGMEKFKIFIGFKNLLCTNLCVSTDGYLSEVRVMSISELAKNVMKLFQQYNMAKHLYMMSAYKDSYLTEHQFAQLLGKSRLYQYLPIEKKKLIPEILITDSQINMVAKSYYFDNNFKVLTDSKEISMWKVYNLLTGANRSSYIDNFLDRSLNAAQLTEGINKALYGDEEYAWFIN; this is encoded by the coding sequence ATGGAAACAGCAATGCAATTAAACCCGGTCAGGACAAGGCTTCTCCTGCCATTTAATCAACCTTCAAGCAGGGTTGAAAATCAGGCAGTCATTGAGCCTCCAATGTATGTAACCAGGCCCAGAAGCAGAAATCCTTTCATAGAAGCCAACACCAGGCAGGTGGACATACACCATTTAAGGAATGAGTGTGTGGTGCCAGTCTTCAGCAAGGACAATGAAATCACCATCTCCCATCAGGCATTCATCGAGACGGTCTGGGAGGCTGCCAATACTTTCTTCCGGGGGGAAACCATCGATACCCCTGAAATAAGGGTGTCACACATCATCAAGGGCAGGGTGCCCGAAGCCATCCACAAGCCCGTGGACATGCTTCTGGAGGGTGACAAGACCATGTACTACGAAAGGATGGCATTCTGCCTTGAAGTGCCCTCCATAAGCGAGGATATTGACGGAAGTCCGTTGAATCTGACCATAGGGGGAGTAAGGGCATACAATCATGAGAACCTGTACAGCAAGAAGGGGATGGAGAAGTTCAAGATCTTCATCGGATTCAAGAATCTGCTCTGCACCAACCTGTGTGTCAGCACGGACGGTTACTTGTCGGAGGTAAGGGTGATGAGCATATCCGAACTGGCCAAAAATGTAATGAAGCTGTTCCAGCAGTACAACATGGCAAAACACCTGTACATGATGAGTGCCTACAAGGACAGTTACCTTACGGAACACCAGTTTGCCCAGCTTCTTGGTAAATCACGGTTGTATCAATATTTGCCGATTGAAAAGAAGAAGCTTATACCTGAAATACTTATTACTGATTCACAAATTAATATGGTAGCCAAATCATATTATTTTGATAATAACTTTAAAGTACTAACGGATAGTAAGGAAATCAGTATGTGGAAGGTATATAACTTACTTACCGGAGCCAACAGAAGCAGTTATATCGACAACTTTCTGGATAGAAGCCTTAATGCAGCCCAATTGACTGAAGGCATCAATAAAGCTCTGTATGGCGATGAGGAGTATGCGTGGTTTATCAATTAG
- a CDS encoding IS1595 family transposase translates to MNILDFAINYPDEETCRKKFKEQRDQMGVTCRHCNCKEHYWLENKQAYECKRCRARQTLRSGTVMQHSNLPYRYWFVAMHLLTATKGSFSAAELQRQLGHKRYQPIWEMVNKLRDVMGKRDDEYTLEGAIELDDAFFSTEISLEERDKPLKRGRGSQKKTKVLVMAESKTVENPKPGKKPKKVRYLKMKVINDLKAGTITRNVKEHVESTADLTTDDSTSYTKLKEHVHSHTASVIPHQDLSKVLPWVHTAISNAKRQLLGVYYKIKPEYLQYYLNQFCYKFNRRYFGENQFDRLLIAAVSCAPDFKSRIYNRNYCG, encoded by the coding sequence ATGAATATCCTGGATTTTGCTATAAATTACCCCGATGAGGAAACCTGTCGGAAAAAATTCAAAGAACAAAGAGACCAAATGGGAGTAACCTGTCGTCATTGTAATTGTAAAGAACATTATTGGCTGGAAAACAAGCAGGCCTATGAATGCAAGCGTTGTCGCGCACGCCAAACCTTGCGTTCAGGCACCGTCATGCAGCACTCCAACCTGCCTTACCGTTACTGGTTCGTGGCCATGCACCTGCTCACGGCGACCAAGGGCTCCTTTTCCGCGGCGGAGCTGCAGCGCCAGCTGGGGCACAAGCGTTACCAGCCCATATGGGAAATGGTCAATAAACTGCGTGACGTGATGGGCAAACGCGACGACGAGTACACCCTTGAGGGAGCCATCGAGTTGGACGACGCCTTCTTTTCCACCGAAATATCCCTTGAAGAGAGGGACAAACCGTTGAAGCGCGGCCGCGGGAGCCAAAAAAAGACCAAAGTGCTGGTAATGGCTGAAAGCAAAACCGTTGAAAACCCCAAGCCGGGTAAGAAACCCAAGAAGGTCAGATACCTGAAGATGAAAGTCATCAACGACTTGAAAGCCGGTACAATTACAAGGAATGTCAAAGAGCACGTTGAAAGCACGGCGGATCTGACCACCGATGACTCAACATCTTACACTAAATTGAAAGAGCATGTTCATTCACATACGGCATCTGTTATTCCACACCAGGATCTTTCCAAGGTGCTGCCCTGGGTGCATACCGCGATCAGCAATGCCAAACGACAGCTCCTGGGCGTGTATTACAAGATAAAACCAGAATACTTGCAATATTACCTCAACCAGTTCTGTTATAAATTCAACAGGCGTTACTTCGGGGAAAACCAGTTTGACAGGCTGTTGATAGCCGCCGTATCGTGTGCGCCTGATTTCAAGTCAAGAATTTACAATAGGAACTATTGCGGATAA
- a CDS encoding RelA/SpoT domain-containing protein yields the protein MLNQKDFFVKYNIDEAAFQATELKWEDLEKIYEDYLKFKEELEPTAIMLFNKLMKSQKVHSVRYRIKDPEHLIEKIIRKKIEDKNSNLTLENYREELTDLIGLRALHLFKEDWEFVNDFITTTWDLKQNPVANYRKGDTEQIIEFFKKKGCEPKEHKYGYRSIHYIIKTQPGRQVHYGEIQVRTIFEEAWAEIDHTIRYPYDLENPIFFQFLLILNRLSGSADEMGSFIQFLKAELEVRDKLFKTQMQEKDTLISDLESKIEKLNIQGQELVEVKKDLKKLKEQKIRGTFLDSSIFDIQKEYDKVFKTSESLAKLTDSLNWIEKLGKPIVLPSLNTDTLSAISKLQDIQKVNIPKIDIPKNPLKPNDE from the coding sequence ATGCTAAATCAAAAAGACTTTTTTGTAAAATACAATATAGACGAAGCAGCTTTCCAAGCAACAGAACTTAAATGGGAAGATTTAGAAAAAATTTATGAGGACTACTTAAAGTTTAAAGAAGAGCTAGAGCCCACAGCAATAATGCTTTTCAACAAACTGATGAAGTCGCAGAAAGTTCATTCTGTTCGTTATAGAATTAAAGACCCAGAACATTTAATCGAAAAAATTATTCGTAAGAAAATTGAAGATAAAAATTCAAATCTTACACTTGAAAATTACCGAGAAGAACTGACTGATTTAATTGGCTTGAGAGCTTTGCATTTATTTAAGGAAGATTGGGAATTTGTCAACGACTTTATTACTACAACTTGGGACTTGAAACAAAATCCAGTTGCAAATTATCGCAAGGGCGACACAGAGCAAATAATTGAGTTCTTTAAGAAAAAAGGTTGTGAACCTAAAGAACACAAGTATGGTTATCGTTCAATTCACTACATCATTAAGACCCAGCCAGGCAGACAAGTTCACTATGGAGAAATTCAAGTAAGAACAATATTTGAAGAAGCTTGGGCAGAGATAGACCATACAATTCGTTATCCTTATGACCTTGAAAATCCTATTTTTTTCCAATTTCTTTTAATCTTAAACCGTTTATCAGGTAGTGCCGACGAAATGGGGTCGTTTATACAGTTTCTAAAAGCTGAACTTGAAGTGAGAGACAAATTGTTTAAGACACAAATGCAAGAGAAAGACACTTTGATTTCGGATTTAGAATCTAAAATTGAAAAACTCAATATACAAGGTCAGGAATTGGTTGAAGTTAAAAAAGATTTGAAAAAACTTAAAGAGCAAAAAATTAGGGGAACTTTTCTTGATAGTAGCATCTTTGACATTCAAAAAGAGTACGACAAAGTCTTTAAAACATCTGAGAGTTTGGCGAAGCTAACCGATTCACTTAATTGGATAGAAAAACTTGGCAAACCGATAGTTTTGCCCTCATTAAACACAGACACATTAAGTGCTATTTCCAAACTTCAAGACATCCAGAAAGTAAATATCCCTAAAATTGACATTCCCAAAAATCCATTAAAACCCAATGACGAATAA
- a CDS encoding restriction endonuclease subunit S encodes MKTLIKYITNIQTGLFAKPAGIGELVYLQSKHFDESGHLLSDLHPDLLAEGISEKHLLRDGDVLFAAKGTKNFAAVFENHNEPSVASTSFFVIRLTDNKVLPRFLAWFLNNPTTQTLLKAQAIGTSIPSISKQVLENLEIPVPDIKTQKAVVEISKLRNREKFLKQQIETLRERQIQQQIINAIK; translated from the coding sequence TTGAAAACGCTAATAAAATATATCACAAACATCCAAACCGGACTCTTTGCTAAGCCTGCTGGCATTGGCGAGTTGGTGTATTTACAGTCTAAACATTTTGATGAATCCGGACATTTACTTTCAGATCTGCACCCGGATTTGCTGGCTGAGGGGATCTCTGAAAAACACTTGCTGAGAGACGGTGATGTGCTTTTTGCGGCTAAAGGAACCAAAAACTTTGCAGCCGTTTTTGAAAACCACAACGAACCTTCTGTGGCTTCCACTTCCTTTTTTGTTATCAGACTAACTGACAACAAAGTGTTGCCTCGGTTTTTGGCCTGGTTCCTTAATAACCCTACCACACAAACACTTTTAAAAGCACAAGCCATTGGTACTTCTATTCCTTCTATTTCAAAACAGGTTTTAGAGAATCTGGAAATACCAGTTCCAGATATTAAAACGCAAAAAGCAGTCGTAGAAATTTCAAAACTCCGAAACAGGGAAAAGTTCTTGAAGCAGCAAATTGAAACACTAAGAGAAAGACAAATTCAACAACAAATCATCAACGCAATAAAATAA
- a CDS encoding type I restriction-modification system subunit M: MAKITQKDINDAVWKACDTFRGSIDPSVYKDYVLTMLFLKYLSDVHDDKMEGYLKKYNGNVERAKRAMQHERFIVPEHSHFKYLYDHRNEANIGELINIALTDLEEANREKLYSEDGAGIFQNIDFNSSKLGEPKDKNQRLKTLLIDFNSEKLDLRPSHLGGADIIGGAYEFLIANFAGDAGKKAGEFFTPAEVSTLLAKLTKSKPGSRICDPTCGSGSLLIKAGMEVGSDNFSLYGQEANGSTWALAVMNMFLHGFDNATIRWGDTIRNPKLKEGDALMKFDTVVANPPFSLDKWGKVEDKDGEKTTVSYDPESDKYNRFWRGVPPKSKGDWAFISHMIETLNEQGKAGVVVPHGVLFRGSSEGKIRQKTIEENLLEAVIGLPANLFFGTGIPAAIMVFNKQKSSKHVLFIDASKHYESAKNQNKLRASDIEHIVNTYRDFTAGKLKPGVAEEKYSYVATFEEIQENDFNLNIPRYVDTFEEEAEVDIAAVQKEIDSLVAELKMVQQEMDKYLKELLK; encoded by the coding sequence ATGGCTAAAATAACTCAGAAAGACATCAACGATGCCGTTTGGAAAGCTTGTGACACCTTTAGAGGCAGCATTGACCCAAGCGTTTATAAAGACTATGTGTTGACCATGCTGTTCCTAAAATACCTCAGCGATGTGCATGACGATAAAATGGAAGGCTATCTGAAAAAATACAACGGTAATGTAGAACGTGCCAAACGTGCCATGCAACACGAACGCTTTATTGTGCCGGAGCATAGCCATTTTAAATATCTATACGACCACCGCAACGAAGCCAATATTGGAGAGCTCATCAATATTGCTTTGACGGATTTGGAAGAAGCCAACCGTGAAAAACTGTACAGCGAAGACGGTGCAGGCATTTTCCAAAATATAGACTTTAACAGCAGCAAGCTGGGCGAACCTAAAGATAAAAACCAACGCCTGAAAACCCTGCTCATTGATTTTAATTCTGAGAAACTGGATTTGCGTCCTTCCCATTTAGGTGGGGCTGATATCATTGGTGGCGCTTACGAATTTCTGATAGCCAACTTTGCCGGTGATGCCGGAAAAAAGGCGGGAGAATTCTTTACTCCGGCTGAAGTTTCTACCCTCCTGGCTAAACTCACCAAATCAAAACCGGGATCCAGAATATGTGACCCGACTTGCGGTTCCGGTTCATTGCTTATAAAAGCAGGTATGGAAGTGGGTTCCGATAATTTCTCCCTATACGGGCAGGAAGCCAATGGAAGCACTTGGGCGTTGGCGGTGATGAACATGTTTTTGCATGGATTTGACAATGCTACCATCCGCTGGGGCGATACCATTCGTAATCCTAAACTGAAAGAAGGCGATGCTTTGATGAAGTTTGATACCGTGGTAGCCAACCCGCCTTTCTCATTAGACAAATGGGGAAAAGTAGAAGATAAGGATGGAGAAAAAACAACCGTGAGCTACGACCCTGAAAGCGATAAATACAACCGCTTTTGGAGAGGGGTGCCGCCAAAAAGCAAAGGCGACTGGGCTTTTATCAGTCACATGATAGAAACGCTGAATGAACAGGGCAAAGCAGGTGTAGTTGTGCCGCATGGTGTGTTGTTCCGTGGCAGCAGCGAAGGAAAAATAAGACAGAAAACCATTGAAGAAAATTTACTGGAAGCCGTAATTGGCCTACCTGCCAACTTGTTTTTTGGTACCGGCATTCCTGCAGCCATTATGGTGTTTAACAAGCAAAAGAGCAGCAAACATGTGTTGTTTATTGATGCCAGCAAACATTACGAAAGTGCTAAAAACCAAAACAAGCTTCGTGCAAGCGATATTGAACACATAGTAAACACCTACCGTGATTTTACAGCAGGTAAACTAAAACCGGGGGTGGCAGAAGAAAAATACAGCTACGTAGCCACTTTTGAAGAAATACAGGAAAACGATTTTAACCTGAACATCCCTCGCTATGTGGACACCTTTGAAGAAGAAGCCGAAGTGGATATTGCTGCGGTGCAAAAGGAGATTGATTCCCTTGTGGCTGAACTAAAAATGGTGCAGCAGGAAATGGATAAATACCTGAAGGAGCTATTGAAATAG
- a CDS encoding restriction endonuclease subunit S gives MSTTTPHTQTAYKDTPIGKIPADWEVKKLGEVADIDKESLSSNTPKDYKFDYISLSDVDSEDFNIQTTKQIFETAPSRARRIVRKDDILLSTVRPNLQGFSIIRDEVKDLIASTGFAVISCKNIYNEYLFQFLFGNSIQKQFYQLLVGSNYPAINSSDVKKLKIPLPPLPEQKRIAEVLSTWDQAIQLTEQLIRQKEQRKKWLMQNLLTGKMRLKGFSGEWKKIGAGEVFKSVAKKGYADEELLSATQDKGMIPRTMLEGRVTMPTTGTEGFKLVEVGDFVISLRSFQGGLEYSYYRGLVSPAYTVLKPKKPISEEFYKQYFKSYDFIGHLAIAVIGIRDGKQISYDDFCTVKIPYPTIEEQTAIAEVLQTADKEIELLKAKAEQLKEQKKGLMQQLLTGKLRLKNEIKV, from the coding sequence ATGAGCACCACAACACCACATACACAAACTGCCTACAAAGACACACCCATCGGAAAAATCCCTGCCGATTGGGAGGTGAAGAAATTGGGGGAGGTTGCCGATATTGACAAAGAAAGTTTAAGTAGTAATACTCCTAAAGATTATAAATTTGACTACATATCATTATCAGATGTAGATTCTGAAGACTTTAATATTCAAACAACCAAACAAATATTTGAAACCGCACCTTCCAGAGCAAGAAGGATTGTGCGAAAAGATGATATTTTACTATCTACTGTACGTCCCAACCTACAAGGATTTTCAATTATTAGGGATGAAGTAAAAGATTTAATAGCATCTACAGGTTTTGCTGTTATATCATGTAAAAATATCTACAATGAATATTTGTTTCAGTTCTTGTTTGGAAATTCAATACAAAAGCAGTTTTATCAACTACTTGTTGGCTCTAATTATCCTGCTATCAACTCATCTGATGTAAAAAAACTCAAAATCCCCCTTCCACCCCTTCCCGAGCAGAAGCGCATTGCCGAAGTGCTCAGCACTTGGGACCAAGCCATCCAACTTACCGAACAACTCATCCGCCAAAAAGAACAACGCAAAAAATGGCTGATGCAAAACCTCCTCACCGGTAAAATGAGATTGAAAGGGTTTAGTGGGGAGTGGAAAAAAATAGGTGCAGGTGAAGTTTTTAAAAGTGTGGCAAAAAAGGGATATGCAGATGAAGAATTACTCTCCGCAACACAAGATAAGGGAATGATTCCAAGAACAATGCTAGAAGGAAGGGTTACAATGCCAACAACAGGAACAGAAGGTTTTAAACTCGTTGAAGTTGGGGATTTTGTGATTAGCCTTCGTTCATTTCAAGGCGGTTTGGAATATTCATATTACAGAGGTTTAGTGAGTCCCGCATATACAGTTCTAAAACCAAAGAAGCCGATTAGTGAAGAATTTTACAAACAGTATTTTAAAAGCTATGATTTTATCGGGCATTTAGCAATTGCTGTGATTGGAATTAGAGATGGAAAGCAAATTAGCTACGATGATTTTTGCACTGTAAAAATTCCTTACCCAACTATCGAAGAACAAACCGCCATTGCAGAGGTCCTGCAAACCGCCGATAAAGAAATCGAGTTGCTCAAAGCCAAAGCAGAGCAGTTGAAAGAGCAGAAGAAGGGGTTGATGCAGCAGTTGTTGACGGGGAAATTGAGGTTGAAAAATGAAATCAAAGTGTAA
- a CDS encoding HAD family hydrolase, with the protein MARKLQRIAIAYDFDGTLAPGNMQQHSFIPKLGIDSGEFWKEVKTIARENDMNEILAYMHHMLKRAKEKDIQITKKAFIDHGKGMPLFTGVEEYFKKINDYARSKGLVIEHYIISSGLRDILKGTTIYKEFKVVFASAYKYDVNEVAEWPALAIDYTNKTQFLFRINKGIMNAWDNESINKFMPEDERPMPFNRMIYIGDGETDIPAMKMINFQGGKSIAVYNPNTKSRAGQKAKNITKELVSQGRANYVAPADYSEGSTLFKIIQLCIDSIAAEIELQNYKK; encoded by the coding sequence ATGGCAAGAAAGCTACAAAGAATCGCTATTGCATATGACTTTGATGGGACACTGGCCCCTGGTAATATGCAACAACATTCATTCATACCCAAACTAGGGATCGATAGTGGAGAATTTTGGAAAGAAGTTAAAACTATCGCTCGAGAAAATGATATGAATGAAATTTTGGCATACATGCACCACATGTTAAAAAGAGCCAAAGAAAAAGATATTCAGATAACTAAAAAAGCCTTTATTGACCACGGAAAGGGCATGCCATTATTCACTGGAGTAGAGGAGTATTTTAAGAAAATTAATGACTATGCTCGTTCGAAAGGCTTGGTCATTGAGCACTATATCATCTCATCCGGGCTAAGAGATATACTAAAAGGAACTACAATCTATAAAGAATTCAAAGTTGTATTTGCTTCTGCGTACAAATATGATGTTAATGAAGTTGCTGAATGGCCGGCATTGGCCATTGATTATACAAATAAGACTCAGTTTCTTTTTAGAATAAATAAGGGAATTATGAATGCATGGGACAATGAGAGTATAAATAAGTTTATGCCCGAAGATGAAAGACCTATGCCATTTAATCGGATGATATATATAGGTGATGGAGAAACAGATATACCTGCTATGAAAATGATAAATTTTCAAGGTGGTAAATCAATAGCAGTTTACAATCCAAACACAAAATCAAGAGCAGGGCAGAAAGCAAAGAATATTACAAAAGAACTTGTTTCCCAAGGCAGAGCAAATTATGTTGCTCCAGCTGACTATTCTGAAGGAAGTACACTTTTTAAAATCATCCAGCTTTGCATAGACTCGATTGCGGCAGAAATTGAATTACAGAATTATAAAAAGTAG
- a CDS encoding AAA family ATPase: MKAKLTKFRVQNFRSIEDSGWIDAENVTCLVGTNESGKTNLLLALWKLNPANNEPIAPLIDYPRKKYHNYSSTKGEEIFISAQFDFDSSVAEKLSQTTGWHQSLVKEIVVSRKYNGDYEYQYSQNKLSSFDGKDLLRVFELLLDKFNDSELQSKEEKTDLDNLKISFKIPNSS; encoded by the coding sequence ATGAAAGCGAAACTTACAAAATTCAGAGTGCAAAACTTCCGCTCAATTGAAGATTCGGGTTGGATAGATGCAGAAAATGTTACCTGCCTTGTAGGTACTAACGAATCAGGGAAAACCAATTTATTACTTGCTCTTTGGAAGTTAAACCCTGCTAATAATGAACCAATAGCCCCATTAATAGACTATCCGAGAAAGAAATATCACAATTATAGTAGCACTAAGGGCGAAGAAATCTTCATTAGTGCACAATTTGATTTTGATAGTTCAGTAGCTGAGAAATTGTCTCAAACAACTGGGTGGCACCAAAGTTTGGTTAAGGAAATCGTTGTAAGCCGAAAATACAATGGGGATTATGAATACCAGTATTCACAGAATAAACTATCTTCTTTTGATGGTAAGGATTTATTGAGGGTATTTGAGTTGCTGCTTGATAAATTTAACGATTCTGAATTGCAGTCAAAAGAGGAAAAAACAGATTTAGATAACTTAAAAATCTCATTTAAAATTCCCAACTCAAGTTAA
- a CDS encoding IS1380 family transposase yields MQDKNSKKISFTACSVKKKFSSEQLTSYSGLSVTSDFINHCGIYGKLEHLFPTIRHNASRFSTAQILSSILLASLCGVHRLKRIENFTFDALVARLLKLPKNIDEDTIRRHLTGLGERGARSLHELLLDFTGLQVSRCGLKRVTLDCDSSTFTVYGNQQGAEVGYNSHKKGSKSYHPILCFVTEMKLLVNSWLRPGSAYTSNGVCEFVKETLAALPQKVEKVFFRADSGFFNGGLFNLLEDGKHEYLVKVKLKNLKDLLAGQTWQPIGPRTATCQFTHQCSGWRNPRMFYAVRIIKQMVEVDYFGEKQFVPEYEYFCYCSNLKGLDALQLHTLYGSRSESENWIEQTKNSLCAGKTITHDFWVNDILWQLSSFAYSLSVLMRYRGDFWVWRQEHSTFREWFIRVPGKVVKSGRQVTVKMPKEYYRKAGWRDFEQRITTTMTG; encoded by the coding sequence ATGCAAGACAAAAATAGTAAAAAAATCTCATTTACTGCCTGTTCAGTAAAGAAAAAGTTCAGTTCAGAACAATTAACATCATATTCAGGGTTAAGCGTAACCTCTGATTTTATCAACCATTGCGGTATTTATGGCAAGCTGGAACATCTTTTTCCAACCATCCGCCACAATGCAAGCCGTTTCAGCACAGCCCAAATACTCTCAAGTATCCTGTTGGCATCGTTGTGCGGTGTTCACCGTTTGAAGCGGATTGAAAACTTCACCTTTGACGCCTTGGTTGCCCGCTTGTTGAAGTTACCCAAGAACATTGACGAGGACACCATACGCCGCCATTTGACAGGTTTGGGTGAAAGGGGCGCCCGTTCGCTTCACGAGTTGTTATTGGATTTTACCGGCTTGCAAGTTTCCCGTTGCGGGTTAAAACGCGTGACGCTTGATTGCGACTCAAGCACATTTACCGTTTACGGCAACCAACAAGGGGCTGAGGTGGGTTATAACTCGCATAAGAAGGGTTCGAAAAGCTATCACCCCATCTTATGTTTTGTCACGGAGATGAAACTGCTTGTCAATTCATGGCTCCGCCCGGGTTCAGCTTACACCTCAAACGGGGTTTGTGAGTTTGTCAAAGAAACCTTGGCCGCTCTTCCCCAAAAGGTGGAGAAGGTGTTTTTCAGGGCCGACAGCGGTTTTTTCAATGGTGGATTATTTAATTTGTTAGAAGACGGTAAACATGAATATTTGGTGAAAGTAAAGCTGAAAAACCTGAAAGATTTACTTGCCGGGCAGACTTGGCAGCCGATTGGCCCACGGACGGCGACCTGTCAGTTTACACATCAATGTAGCGGTTGGAGGAATCCCCGCATGTTTTATGCCGTGCGCATCATAAAGCAAATGGTTGAAGTCGATTATTTTGGCGAAAAACAATTTGTACCCGAGTATGAGTACTTTTGCTATTGCTCGAACCTGAAAGGATTGGATGCCTTGCAGCTCCATACCCTTTATGGATCCCGATCAGAGAGTGAGAATTGGATCGAGCAAACCAAAAACTCGCTTTGTGCGGGAAAAACCATCACGCATGATTTTTGGGTAAACGATATTCTTTGGCAACTTTCGTCATTTGCCTACAGTTTATCGGTGCTCATGCGATACCGGGGCGACTTTTGGGTTTGGCGTCAAGAGCACTCTACCTTCCGAGAATGGTTTATCCGAGTGCCGGGAAAAGTGGTGAAATCCGGCAGGCAGGTCACGGTAAAAATGCCAAAGGAGTATTACCGAAAAGCGGGGTGGCGTGATTTTGAGCAGCGAATAACGACAACGATGACCGGATGA